The region TctctttctttcattctttaaaTTGATGTGTGTGCCTCTCACCTGAACAGTAAACGACTGGTTTTCTATGCGGCGGAGTTTCTAGGGAGAGCTGTGAAGCAGTTTTTTTAGTTTCGTTGCTTTCTGGTGTTCTTCTTCCGATCTCATTTTTCTTCGaagatttttattcttttttcaaagAAATGTAACTGctagattaaatttaatttgtttttctctagatttgctctttttttttccatattaaAGTCCGCAGTAAATTCAGTGTTTTAGAAGCTGATTATTATTTATTGAAAACGTAGATTCTTACTTAGTGATTCGACATATTCTAGTTTTTGAATCTGAAAGTTCGTTCTATTTACTTAATTTAGTATggcattttttcttttttgtcgtcattttttgttttattttttttctcattttccaatgaatgcagttatttttttctttttgttcaatgAATGCAGTTGATTTCTTTCTTTGATCAGTGTCAAGATGGAgtagaaatttgatttttaaaaacaaatactACTTTGCAGTTTTGTTCAGAGCTAATAGCGACGTGTGATGTGATGCAACATTTTATTTGAGAAAAAGAGAATATTATCTGAAATTTTCTCTCTTCAAGAATATTAGACTTGTCTTTTTCAGAGTCtctcatatttatcatttatccCTTCAAAATCAAGctccttttttcttctttgcttTGAAGTCTCCTTGTCTctggtctctctctctctcttttccaagaGAACTTGATTGGTAAAGAAAATTACAGGTTTGAATTGCAAGGAGTGTTGCATTTTGAGTTGGTTAGAACTTAGGATGGGATTTGTtgtttgaatttgtatttttccTTTGAAGTTTATTCTGTTAAGTGCACTCTCATTAAACTAATTTGTAGATTGGATTTGGTATTTTGCCTTTTCCTCTGTTGAATTTACCGTTCTTTATGTATTTTTAAGGGGAAAATCTTTAGAAATTGATTTGGGATTTTACATGTGATGTTAACAGGTGTAGAAATGAATGGGTTTGAGAGCAGGAGAGGTCAGAATATTGAGAAATTTCCAGGATGCTTAGGCAGGATGGTAAACCTGTTTGATTTGAACACAAATGTTCCTGGAAACCGCCTGCTTACTGACAAGCAGCATGATGGTGATCTCCTTTTCATGAAAAATCTAGTTTTGTTTTTCATCTACATTGAAGTTTGATTTGTTTTCTAAATATTGGGATAATTTGGAGAGAGTTGTTTTCACTTGTGTTGATAAGATTAATTATGGCATGGTTTCCTTGATCGGCACTTGTTTCTGTATTTCTTTCTCCAATCCCCCTTTACTAATTGAAGGATATTGAGAACTCTGTAAATTGATACTTGGGAAAGGGTACTACTGCATATATACCTTTACATTTTCTTGCAACATTTTGGCAGCTTTTTAAAGTGCTTTAAGATTATGAAATTTTATTCTGATCCTGGAGGCTTGTTGTTTTAGTTCATGTTGATTACTACTGGTGCTTGCCTTTTCTTTGTCTTTCTATGTTTATGGTGTTAGCTCATATTTCCCCTTAAAATACCTTTCGTAtccaattttatacatgaacctGTGTTGCTTATCGTTGGATATTTATGATTCAGTTATTTCTTGCTATTGTTGATATTGTGCTGTTTGATGGGCAGGTTCTTCACTCTCAAGGAGTCAATCTGACGTGGCAAGGACATTGAGACCCACCTTTGGAGATCAGAATCATCAGATAGAGGATAAAGTGGTAAAAACTGGGCTTAAAGTCTCTGCGATAGCAATTATTATAGACAAGTTGAAATCAAATTCTGAGCAGAACTCATCCCTATTTCTTCCACTTGAATTGTGCTTAAACATCCTTGTGTTTTGATCTGTGTTGCAATTTTTGGTGCCTGCAGATTATATCTGAGCTAAGGAGAGCTTTTTCGAACAAGAAAGGTAATAAAACACCCATAAAGATGCTCATGGCCCAGGAAATGTCTAAAGAAATGGCATCTAGGCATAACCCACCCAATGTGGTTGCCAAACTGATGGGACTTGATGCACTACCAAGGCAGCAGCATAATTTATCTGCACAAAGATGCCATTCTAAAGGTTCTTCTCGGCAATCTTCAAGTCATTCTCATATACTGGCGGAAGGCTGGGAGCAAGATCAGGGCTTTGCAGACAAGGAAATGCTATCCGAAGTAAACCCCTGTCAAGAGCTGGACAAATACAAAGATGTTTATGAAATCTGGCAACAGTCCCCAAGGGCAACTTATTCAAGAGATAGCTCTCGACAAAAAGGGAGGTATAAGGATAATGTGAATGAGAAAAAAATGGCTCTAGTTCGTCAGAAGTTTATGGAAGCAAAACACCTGGTGACAGATGAAAAGCTTCGCCAAACCAAGGAATTTCAAGATGCACTAGAAGTTTTGAGTTCCAATAGAGAGTTATTCCTCAAGTTTCTGGAAGAGCCAAATTCTAATTTCTCTCAGCATCTCTATGATTTCCAGTCTTTACCTCAACCTCCTGAGAAAAAGCGTATCACGGTTCTTAAACCTAAGATGGTTGACAAAGAAAAATTTACTGGAATAGGGAGCGGTGATAAACAGACAAAGAAACCATCTCGGATGCATCACGTAACCGAGTATGATAGAAATAACAGGGCATGTTATCCTCCTCTCCCCAGTCCGAAAGTTGACGAGTATCCTCCTCAACCAACTAGAATAGTGGTCTTGAAGCCCAGCCCTGGGAAGTCTCAGGACATTAAGACTGTGGCATCTCCATCCCCCTCATCACCTAGGATATTACATGGTGAGGATTTTTGTGATGAACCTGAAGATGATGGTGCACGAGAACCAAGAGAAGTGGCAAAAGAAATCACTACGCAGATGCATGAAAATACGATGGGTCACAGAAGGGACGAAACATTACTTTCTTCTGTTTTCTCCAATGGTTACATTGGTGATGATAGTTCGCTTAATAGATCTGAAAATGAGTATGCTGTGGAAAACCTCAGTGATTCAGAAGTTGTGTCCCCAACTTCTAGACATTCATGGGATTACATCAATAGGTTTGGTAGCCCTTATTCTTGCTCTTCCTTCAGTCACGCATCATGTTCTCCTGAGTCCTCGGTTTGCCGGGAAGCAAAGAAGCGGCTTTCAGAAAGATGGGCCATGACCATGATGGCATCAAATGGGAATTCTCAAGAACAAAGGCATGTGAGGAGAAGCTCAAGCACATTGGGTGAGATGCTTGCTCTTTCTGATACGAAGAAGTTGGTAAGATCTGAAGAAGAGGGAAGTACTAAGGACCAAGAGCCTAGGGGATCAACTTCCTGCACGGCTAGTAATccgaataaagaagaaaatacaaGCGATTCTCCCAAAGATCTTCTCAGGTCAAAATCTGTTCCTGTGTCTTCCACTGTATACAGTGCAAGGCATAGTGTTGAATTATCAGATCCTGAATCTAGCAAAGAACAAATTTCTAAGGAACTTACAAAGGCAAAGAGCATGAAATCATCTTTAAAGGGGAAAGTTTCAAGTTTCTTTTTCtcaaagaataagaaaacgaATATAGAAAAATGTACTGGATCTCAATCTACAGATGAATCGCCATCTACAACTCCTGGAAGACTCGGGTCACCTATAAGTCATCCTCTAAAGATTAGCAATGATGCATCTCAGAGCTTTAATGACAGTTGCAACCAAGTGTGTTTATCTCCAGTTCTAGATGGATCAGTAAGTAAAAGTACATTACCAGATTTGACTGGCACAGGACAGAAACAAGGCACAAATGCTGTGGAGGTACTTCTAACTTCCTCACGTTCTTGGTCATGCATATCTTTATTGAATGTTTACATCTTGTTTAGATAATGAAATAATATCTTCATCGGCTTGaacaaaaacaaaaggaaaaatctCCGCCTTTTATGATTGAAATAACTAATTGTTATATTTTCCATTCTGTGGATTGAACTTGTTAATCACTTAATAATACTGTGCTTACCTCATGTAGGGAGGGTTGGCTGTAGCAAAACCTTCAATGCTTGTCCATATAAGTGAGAATCAGGACCAGCCAAGCCCTATCTCAGTTTTAGAACCTCCATTTTACGAGGATGAGAACACAAATCCAGAGTCCTCGTGCAGTAGCAAACCAGTGCACCGAGGTAAATTTCACTTAATAAATTGGGAACTTTGTTATTTGTCTGATTTTATTTCTCCTCATATACCGTCCCATTTATTAATACTGGACCAGGGGTGCCACCTAAGTCTAACTTGATTGACAAGTCACCTCCTATAGGATCGATTGCACGCACCCTGTCGTGGGATGATTTCTGTTCAGATACAGCcacattaaattcatcaaaacccTCTAAGGTGTCCCCAGGTGCCAAGGAAGAAGAACATGATTGGGTTTTATCGGTCCAAACACTGTTATCATCTGCTGGTCTCAATGACAAGGAgtattttgagtcatttattGATGGATGGCATTCACCTGAAAGTCCATTGGACCCGTCCTTGAGAGACAAATATGCCAACTTGAACGACAAGGAACCTCTACATGAGGCTAAGCGACGACAATGGAGATCAAACAAGAAGCTCGTATTCGACAGTGTGAATGCAGCCATAGTGGAAGTCACAGGTTATGGATCAAACAATCGCATGAACGAGATGTCATTGCGCAGGTCCCATATCAGGGACATGGAGAGTGCATCGCCCACATTGGTTGACCATGTGTGTGCCCAAATTAAGGAATGGGTTTCCGGCGACAGTAATCATGTGGTGGACAATGATGATGACTGGGACACTGACAGCCTGGTGGTGGAGAAGGCAGTGCGAAAAGAAGTGGGTAAAGGATGGGTTGATCAAACAAAAACGGAAACAGATAATTTAGGAAATGAGATAGAAGGGAAGTTGCTACAagagctcgtggaagaggccgtggtcgattTAACCGGTACAATGTTCTAACCGAGCTCTTATTTTTGTATTTCTCCCCGTCCTTTATTTATTACAACTTCATATATTATCTGTGAATTTATGCATTTGATTCTCAAGAATGAATTGGTTCGCAAATGTTTGGTATATATAATTTTGAGCATCTTATTCTGTCCCCTCACCAACTGACCCTTGTATTTTCCATTATTATCTGGTGTTTAGAAAATAAGTTTGGGAAATTTTCTACCACTTCACAAGTAGTGTTAGGGGTTGAcaagtataaaatatttaaaaaataaatattttaaagaaaaatacatATCAATTTTTCAAAGCTACTTATAGAATGGTAGTGTGTCAAAAGTGGTGGTTAAGGTTTTTCAAAAACTAAATTTGCATTGACAAGTTTTTAGGTCAAAAGTGAATTCTAATTTGGAGGAAATGGTGAAAATGTAACTGTTATAACGAAGTAGTCTATCTGTTGTGGTTAGAACAATTATTAAAGCAAAGATTAAGAGTGGGTTGGATCAGATTTTTttggatatttaaaaaaaaaaagaggaagaatTTATCTATTAATTGTGGTAACTTGAagatttcttttaaaagaaaaaggaaacccTCATAGGGAGTGGGGGAATGCAGGTTGACAGTAACTAAAAAGCTTATCTCCTGAGATTTTTGGTGGAACTTCTTCACGTGTAAATTTTGTAATACAAGCAGCCAAAACCATTGGCTCTTTTGGTTGGTTTGCCTAATTCTATTTCTGACTGCCaaaatgcatgttgtgaaatgttGTCATCTTTCAAcccataaataaatattttaatatttataagttaacATCAGTCTCGATTATAATGTAAACTTTGGTTAtaaaaagaacattaaaaaatgaATTAGTCAATACCTTCTGCAAATTGCTCAACGATAGGGACAAACCATAAGACAAGGAGGACCAGACCTTGTATAAATACAAGCACAAGTTATATAGAGAGAGATAAGAGGGGAGATATCGAATATCtttgtataattatattttaataatttaatcgttGAATTTATCatacatgtaaattttttaattgatccgatatttatcatttcaatctaaaatagtatatatatattaatatttatgaaatggttaaatttttttaca is a window of Gossypium hirsutum isolate 1008001.06 chromosome D08, Gossypium_hirsutum_v2.1, whole genome shotgun sequence DNA encoding:
- the LOC107942547 gene encoding uncharacterized protein isoform X1 translates to MRDSHHQGVEMNGFESRRGQNIEKFPGCLGRMVNLFDLNTNVPGNRLLTDKQHDGSSLSRSQSDVARTLRPTFGDQNHQIEDKVIISELRRAFSNKKGNKTPIKMLMAQEMSKEMASRHNPPNVVAKLMGLDALPRQQHNLSAQRCHSKGSSRQSSSHSHILAEGWEQDQGFADKEMLSEVNPCQELDKYKDVYEIWQQSPRATYSRDSSRQKGRYKDNVNEKKMALVRQKFMEAKHLVTDEKLRQTKEFQDALEVLSSNRELFLKFLEEPNSNFSQHLYDFQSLPQPPEKKRITVLKPKMVDKEKFTGIGSGDKQTKKPSRMHHVTEYDRNNRACYPPLPSPKVDEYPPQPTRIVVLKPSPGKSQDIKTVASPSPSSPRILHGEDFCDEPEDDGAREPREVAKEITTQMHENTMGHRRDETLLSSVFSNGYIGDDSSLNRSENEYAVENLSDSEVVSPTSRHSWDYINRFGSPYSCSSFSHASCSPESSVCREAKKRLSERWAMTMMASNGNSQEQRHVRRSSSTLGEMLALSDTKKLVRSEEEGSTKDQEPRGSTSCTASNPNKEENTSDSPKDLLRSKSVPVSSTVYSARHSVELSDPESSKEQISKELTKAKSMKSSLKGKVSSFFFSKNKKTNIEKCTGSQSTDESPSTTPGRLGSPISHPLKISNDASQSFNDSCNQVCLSPVLDGSVSKSTLPDLTGTGQKQGTNAVEGGLAVAKPSMLVHISENQDQPSPISVLEPPFYEDENTNPESSCSSKPVHRGVPPKSNLIDKSPPIGSIARTLSWDDFCSDTATLNSSKPSKVSPGAKEEEHDWVLSVQTLLSSAGLNDKEYFESFIDGWHSPESPLDPSLRDKYANLNDKEPLHEAKRRQWRSNKKLVFDSVNAAIVEVTGYGSNNRMNEMSLRRSHIRDMESASPTLVDHVCAQIKEWVSGDSNHVVDNDDDWDTDSLVVEKAVRKEVGKGWVDQTKTETDNLGNEIEGKLLQELVEEAVVDLTGTMF
- the LOC107942547 gene encoding uncharacterized protein isoform X3, coding for MRDSHHQGVEMNGFESRRGQNIEKFPGCLGRMVNLFDLNTNVPGNRLLTDKQHDGSSLSRSQSDVARTLRPTFGDQNHQIEDKVIISELRRAFSNKKGNKTPIKMLMAQEMSKEMASRHNPPNVVAKLMGLDALPRQQHNLSAQRCHSKGSSRQSSSHSHILAEGWEQDQGFADKEMLSEVNPCQELDKYKDVYEIWQQSPRATYSRDSSRQKGRYKDNVNEKKMALVRQKFMEAKHLVTDEKLRQTKEFQDALEVLSSNRELFLKFLEEPNSNFSQHLYDFQSLPQPPEKKRITVLKPKMVDKEKFTGIGSGDKQTKKPSRMHHVTEYDRNNRACYPPLPSPKVDEYPPQPTRIVVLKPSPGKSQDIKTVASPSPSSPRILHGEDFCDEPEDDGAREPREVAKEITTQMHENTMGHRRDETLLSSVFSNGYIGDDSSLNRSENEYAVENLSDSEVVSPTSRHSWDYINRFGSPYSCSSFSHASCSPESSVCREAKKRLSERWAMTMMASNGNSQEQRHVRRSSSTLGEMLALSDTKKLVRSEEEGSTKDQEPRGSTSCTASNPNKEENTSDSPKDLLRSKSVPVSSTVYSARHSVELSDPESSKEQISKELTKAKSMKSSLKGKVSSFFFSKNKKTNIEKCTGSQSTDESPSTTPGRLGSPISHPLKISNDASQSFNDSCNQVCLSPVLDGSVSKSTLPDLTGTGQKQGTNAVEGGLAVAKPSMLVHISENQDQPSPISVLEPPFYEDENTNPESSCSSKPVHRGSIARTLSWDDFCSDTATLNSSKPSKVSPGAKEEEHDWVLSVQTLLSSAGLNDKEYFESFIDGWHSPESPLDPSLRDKYANLNDKEPLHEAKRRQWRSNKKLVFDSVNAAIVEVTGYGSNNRMNEMSLRRSHIRDMESASPTLVDHVCAQIKEWVSGDSNHVVDNDDDWDTDSLVVEKAVRKEVGKGWVDQTKTETDNLGNEIEGKLLQELVEEAVVDLTGTMF
- the LOC107942547 gene encoding uncharacterized protein isoform X2, with product MNGFESRRGQNIEKFPGCLGRMVNLFDLNTNVPGNRLLTDKQHDGSSLSRSQSDVARTLRPTFGDQNHQIEDKVIISELRRAFSNKKGNKTPIKMLMAQEMSKEMASRHNPPNVVAKLMGLDALPRQQHNLSAQRCHSKGSSRQSSSHSHILAEGWEQDQGFADKEMLSEVNPCQELDKYKDVYEIWQQSPRATYSRDSSRQKGRYKDNVNEKKMALVRQKFMEAKHLVTDEKLRQTKEFQDALEVLSSNRELFLKFLEEPNSNFSQHLYDFQSLPQPPEKKRITVLKPKMVDKEKFTGIGSGDKQTKKPSRMHHVTEYDRNNRACYPPLPSPKVDEYPPQPTRIVVLKPSPGKSQDIKTVASPSPSSPRILHGEDFCDEPEDDGAREPREVAKEITTQMHENTMGHRRDETLLSSVFSNGYIGDDSSLNRSENEYAVENLSDSEVVSPTSRHSWDYINRFGSPYSCSSFSHASCSPESSVCREAKKRLSERWAMTMMASNGNSQEQRHVRRSSSTLGEMLALSDTKKLVRSEEEGSTKDQEPRGSTSCTASNPNKEENTSDSPKDLLRSKSVPVSSTVYSARHSVELSDPESSKEQISKELTKAKSMKSSLKGKVSSFFFSKNKKTNIEKCTGSQSTDESPSTTPGRLGSPISHPLKISNDASQSFNDSCNQVCLSPVLDGSVSKSTLPDLTGTGQKQGTNAVEGGLAVAKPSMLVHISENQDQPSPISVLEPPFYEDENTNPESSCSSKPVHRGVPPKSNLIDKSPPIGSIARTLSWDDFCSDTATLNSSKPSKVSPGAKEEEHDWVLSVQTLLSSAGLNDKEYFESFIDGWHSPESPLDPSLRDKYANLNDKEPLHEAKRRQWRSNKKLVFDSVNAAIVEVTGYGSNNRMNEMSLRRSHIRDMESASPTLVDHVCAQIKEWVSGDSNHVVDNDDDWDTDSLVVEKAVRKEVGKGWVDQTKTETDNLGNEIEGKLLQELVEEAVVDLTGTMF